The following is a genomic window from Sphingobacterium spiritivorum.
AGGGAAACATTGAAGTCCAGGTTCCGGCAGGTACTGGATTACTACATTACCCAAAGGGAAGCCCTCGGGTGGCCTGTATCGGCGGCCAAAAAGGAGGAACTGGCCAAACATGTAAGGCAATCACTGGATAATCTGTAACGTAGGATTATGTATATCAACATCACCAAATCGGAAACGGGCGACAACAAGGGCAGCAGCGGTGCGCTGGTGCATTACCTCGAAAAGGAAAACCGGATGAAGCCGGAAAACGGGATGGAAAATAAACCGGAGCGTTGGTTCAACGGAACGGACAGCGACAGCAAACCCCACGGGGTGCGGATGGGCATCGACCGCAACGTGGCGAAGCTGGGCAGGGCAGACAGTAAGTTTTTCCTCATCAACGTCAGCCCCAGCCAAAAGGAACTGGCGCACCTCGTGTCCAAATACGGCGAGGACGGGGCAAGGGAAAAACTCAAGGAATTTGCCACGAGGGTGATGGACGAATACGCCCGTAACTTCAAACGCCCCGGCATAGACAGCCACCGGGATTTGCTTTGGTTCGGCAAGCTGGAAAACCACCGCTATTACAGTCACAATGACAAAGAAGTAAAAAGCGGACTAAAGAAAAGAGGAGAACGCAAGGAGGGGCGGCAGATGCACGTCCAAATCATCGTGAGCCGCAAGGACATCACCAATAAAATCAAGCTAAGCCCGCAGAATACGTCACGCGGCAGGAACAAAGCCCATTCGCAGAAGTTGGGGCAGTTCGACCGCACCGCGTTCAAGCAGTCGGGCGAAACCCTGTTCGATGAACTGTTCGATTTCGAGCGAAACCTGAAAGACAGCCTGCAATATGCCAATACGATGAAGAACGGTACGGCACAGCAAAAGGCGCAGATGCACACGCTCACGGAATTGACGGGGCGGCATCCACGGGAACAGCCGTTGGCAATGGAGCTGGCGCATGATGTTGCCCAAGGCATGTTCGAAAGCGTGGGCGATATGCTGGCCACCACGGGCAGCATGGCTGCCGACCTATTGGGATTGCTGATGGCCCCGGTGGAGGGGGCGGGTGAGCAGCAAAACCCCATCGAGGAAGAGGAAAAGCGGCGCAAACGGAAAAAGAAAGCGCAGTCACGGGGTGTCAGGAGGTAAGTTTACGGGTGGTTAAGGGCATCCGGCCTTTGCACCGCCCGGCCAAAATTACCCACGGCGGGGAAAGGTCAAGGGTATATAAACGCCGCCGCCCACAGGCCTTTGCCCTCCGGCGCCCTTGACCCGATTCCCCCGCCTTGCGTTCCGGTGGCCTAAGCGGTGAAAATGCCTTGGTGTGTACAGATTTAAAAACTATACTACTGAAATGAACCGATACGAGCCGATAAGAACCAATAGTGAGCCGATAGCGAAGTGTTAGTTGTATGTGTAATAAGGGAGGATACGAAAAAAGCCATCCGTTTCGGGGATGGCTTGCACTATATTGTGAGGATTTTTTTATTAAAGTTTTTCGATTTCCTTGATGGACAGCTTGGTAAATTTGACAATCTGCTCAACGGGAATGCCGTCCTTTTTCATTTCGCGGGCAACGGAGATTAAACTTTCACGCTTGCCTTCCTTTTTAGCCCTGTTTAATAATAATTCTTCGATACCCATCGTGTGGCTCCTTTCTGTCAATTTTTCGACTTCTTGTTCAAAGATAGTGTTTACTTCCGAGTTATCAAAACGTACATAGTAGCGTAAGAAATTCATCAGTCCCCTGATTTTTTCCTTGCTCATATTCCTTTCCAGCAATTCACGCGCCAACTGTATTTTTGTCTGTAACAAGGCCTTGTCGCTTTCGTCTTTGTCATTCAGGTTTTTGCCGACAAATGCCGCCTTGGCCGTTAGGACGACCAGAGCAAAAGGATTGTCGGATGCCAAAAGACGATCGGTATCCTGTTCAGCAATTTTGTAGGTATTGAACCTGTATTGGATGCTTGTACCCATGAATTCCTCTTCATAGACATTGGGCCTTGGCTTTTTACTGGCCTCTGTCAGGATGGCAAAGGCAGTGATACGTTTGTGGTATTTATCAAGTATCCGATAGTAATAGGTGAACATCCGCGAGGCGAAATCCTTGCGACAGGTGCCCTGTACCTCGACATGGATTAAAACCCATTCCTCCATACCGTCATGGGTGTATACCTGCGCCAGCTTATCAACCACTTTGGGAGCGAACTCATTACCTTCCGGAGGGAACAATTGTTCCAACTCCTTGTCGAGGAATGTGATACCCCTGCTTAGATCAAAAACGCTGTCCGCATCGGGATACAGGAAACGGAGGAAGTCGTCAAAAACATCTTCCAAAACCCCTTTCCATAGATAGTCATCTTTTTGCTTCATTGTTCTGCTTGGGTGTACGTGTGTAAAAGTATGAATAATTTTCAGCGACGTCTGTTGCCGTTAATGTATTCCGGCCAACCGCTTCTGTAAGGCGTCCATGTCGCTACCGATCCGCGTGTCCAGCAGCTTCGCATAGTGCTGGGTAGTTTTGATATTGGTATGTCCCAGCATTTTGGAAACCGTTTCGATAGGCACGTTGTTGGCCAGTGTCACCGTGGTGGCGAATGTGTGCCGCGCCATGTGGAATGTCAGCTTTTTGGTGATGCCGCACAGGTCGGCAA
Proteins encoded in this region:
- a CDS encoding DUF5712 family protein; the encoded protein is MYINITKSETGDNKGSSGALVHYLEKENRMKPENGMENKPERWFNGTDSDSKPHGVRMGIDRNVAKLGRADSKFFLINVSPSQKELAHLVSKYGEDGAREKLKEFATRVMDEYARNFKRPGIDSHRDLLWFGKLENHRYYSHNDKEVKSGLKKRGERKEGRQMHVQIIVSRKDITNKIKLSPQNTSRGRNKAHSQKLGQFDRTAFKQSGETLFDELFDFERNLKDSLQYANTMKNGTAQQKAQMHTLTELTGRHPREQPLAMELAHDVAQGMFESVGDMLATTGSMAADLLGLLMAPVEGAGEQQNPIEEEEKRRKRKKKAQSRGVRR
- a CDS encoding RpnC/YadD family protein — its product is MKQKDDYLWKGVLEDVFDDFLRFLYPDADSVFDLSRGITFLDKELEQLFPPEGNEFAPKVVDKLAQVYTHDGMEEWVLIHVEVQGTCRKDFASRMFTYYYRILDKYHKRITAFAILTEASKKPRPNVYEEEFMGTSIQYRFNTYKIAEQDTDRLLASDNPFALVVLTAKAAFVGKNLNDKDESDKALLQTKIQLARELLERNMSKEKIRGLMNFLRYYVRFDNSEVNTIFEQEVEKLTERSHTMGIEELLLNRAKKEGKRESLISVAREMKKDGIPVEQIVKFTKLSIKEIEKL